Genomic window (Saccharothrix australiensis):
GTTCAGACGGTCCCCCTCACGCGGTCAGTGTCACCCGGACGGCCCAGCCCCGCACGTCGTGCCCGGCGGCCGGGTCCGGTACCGGCGCGCCGGCGCCCCGAGGGGCGTCGGCGCGCCGCGGCTCAGGACGGCTGGGCCTGCTCCGACTCCGGGAACGGGTCCGGCGTCTTCTCCCGCAGGTCCCGCGCGGCGGCCTCGGCCTCGTCGATGAGCTGCTGGGTCCGCTCGAGCTGCCGCTCGTCGGGTTCCGGTGTGGTCATCCGATCCTCCTCGGTGGTCGCCCGGAGGGTTGCCGGCGCCGGGCGCGGTCAACCGCGAGGTCGACGGTTGCGCGCGACCGGAGCACCGATCGCCTTCTCCCCGGATTGATCAGGGCACGACTTTTCCGATTCCTCCTCGGTTTTCCGCGAGCGCGGCAAGTTACCCCAGACCCCCTTTGCGAACTCCGTAATACTGCGCCTGTTGAGCCGTCCGTGTCGGCCGACCCCTGATCGTTTCGGTCGGTTGACCTCGCCGTTACCGAACGGTGTCCGCCAATTCTCGCCAGAGGCGGGGTGAACTTAGGCCGGTCGAGTGAACGCCGCCGCGCGCGGTAACAGCCAGTCGCTGATGGTGTATACCTCGGATATCCACATCGAATTCGACCCACCACGGAGTGACGGAGCGCTGTCCACCGAGGCCGAGCCAGCTGTCCGCACAAGTGCGGAGGACTTCACCGTGCGCGCCTTTTCCCTGCCGTCCCGCTCGCCGGACCACATTCCTCGATGCGACCCGACATGGCGTCAAGGCTGCTGGAACCCCAGTTCAGCGCGATGAAGAAGGCTGGACCGCCCCGCTGCGCGCAAAAACCGCCACGACACCGAAGGGCAAGCGAGGGCAGAGAGTTGACCGCAACGGCAACCGGTCACGCGGCGCGTGCCGCGCGCTTTTTCCGCACGTCCCTGGTGGCCGTGTTCGCGCTCACCGCGGCGACGGCCCCGGTGTCCGCCGCCGGAACGGCGGGTGCGGCCCGGCAGGACGATCCGCAGGTCCAGCCGCTGCACATGGTGGTGCTGGTCGACGAATCGAGCAGCATCGACCAGTCCGCGCTGGACCGGGAGAAGGAGGCCGCGCTGCTGATCGCGCTCGGTGAATTCGCACCGGGTTCCACGGTCAGTGTGGCGGGATTCGCCAGCGACAACGACGCCGACGGCCCGCAACTGGCGGTGGAACCGGGCTGCGGGCCGACCGCGGTGAAATCCGCGCAGGACCGCGAAACGCTCTCCTCGTGCGTGCAGAAGCTCACCAGGCGCGAGCCGGGGCAGGGCGACGGCACCGACCACGTGAGCGCCCTGCGCAAGGCCCTGGTCGACCTGCGGTCCGCGCCGAAGGACCAGCCGAAGATCGTCTTCCTGCTCACCGACGGCAACCTGAACGTCGCGGACAGCCCGCTGTGGGGCAAGGACAACGCGGGCGACCTCCGCAACCGGGCCGCCCGCGACGCGCTGCGCGGTGAGCTGGCCAACGCGAAGAACGCCGGCGTGCAGCTGTGGCCGCTGGGCTTCGGCGCCGACATCGACGAGGGCAGGCTGGCGGAGTTCGCGGCGGGCGGCCACCAGCAGACCTGCGCCGAGAAGTCGCCGCCGCCCAGGGCCACGGTCGTCGCCGACCCGAACGACGTCGTGCGGACCATGCTGGAGGCGTTCAGCGCGGCCCGGTGCGCCGGCGCGGGCGCGCTGGTGGAGACGACGTCGAAGCCGGGCGGCACGGTCGAGGCGGTGGTCGACATCCCCGCCATCGCCACCGACGGGTCCATCGTGGTGTTCCGCCGCGACCCGCGCATCCAGGTCTCCTACGAGGACCCCGAGGGCCGCGCGGTGCCCAAGTCCGGCGACCAGGGCGACTCGACCTTCCAGGTCAGCGGCGAGCAGGACTCGGTCGAGGCGCTGCGGGTGGTCAACCCGGTGCCCGGCAAGTGGAAGATCAAGCTCACCACGCCCGAGGGCGGCCCGGCGCAGCGCGTGACGTCCACGGTCGTCTGGCAGGGCGCGGCCCGCGCGCTGATGACGGTGGACAACCCGACGCCCGCCGCCGGGCAGCAGGTGGCGATCAGCGTCTCGCTCCAGACCAGGCGGCGCACGGTCACCGACCCGGCCTCGCTGTCCGGGCTGACCTTCTCGGCGGCCATCGGGGGCGACGGCTTCCAGCGCTTCCCCGTGCCGCTGGCCGACGACGGCCGGGCGCCCGACGCCGAGGCCGCCGACGGCGTGTTCAGCGGCGCGGGCACGATACCCGCCGGCGCCGGCGGCGAGCTGCGGTTCACCGGCGGCGTGTCCGGCATCGGCATCCAGGGCGACGAGCGCACCCAGAACGGCCGGGTCGCGAGCGGACCGGCCCGCGTCCGCGCCGTCACGCGCCTGACCACCACCGAGCCGTTCACCCCGCCCGGCGGCACGCGCGCGGGCGAGCTGAGCGTCACCAACGACAGCGGACGGCCGCGCAAGGTCCGGCTGGTGGTCGGCAACCCCGGTCCGGGCACGGTCGTCGCCGTCTCACCCGCGGTGCTCGACCTGCCGCCGTCCGGCGAGAGCAAGCACCCGTTCACCCTCCAGTTCGCCGAGAACACCGTCATCGGCGTCAACTCCGGCGTCATCCGGGTCGTCGACGACGCCGACCCGGACACCGTGTGGCACTCGCTCCAGTTCACCGTCGCCGTGTCCTACCCGCCGACGCTGTTCGAGCGGCTGCTGTGGCTGTGGATCACGCTGGCCGCGGTGGTCGCCCTCATGGCGGTGTTCCTGCTGGCGCGGTTCGCCCGGCGCAAGCGCCACCGGGACGTGCGCGGGCTGCGGGTGCAGTTGGACCGGGCCGGCCGGTCCACCTCGCTGCACGCGCCGGACAAGCCGGCGCAGGTGTTCCGGTTCACCGCCAAGGAGTCCGACGGCGCGCTGGTGGTCAACCACGCCACCCCCGCCGAGAACGCCTACGAGCTGCGGCGCGCCGACGACGGTCGGCTCGTGCTGCGGCACCTCGACGGCCGGACGCTGGACCTGCGCGTCGGCCACCCCGAGCACATCGCCCCGGACGTGGAGCTGACCTGCCACGACGAGCGCCGGGCCCGCCCGCCGCGGACGCGCGCGCCCCGCCCGGCCGCGCCACCGCCGTCACCGCCGACCAGGGCCGCGGCGTCGGCCCACCGCAACTCCGGCCCGACCGCCGGCCCACCCGCCGACGACGACCTGCTGTGAACCCTGGACCGGACGAGGAGCACCCATGAAGATCTACCAACCGGTCCTGTTCGTGGGACTGGGCGGCACCGGCTGCCTGATCGGCGCGGAGCTGGAGCGCAGGCTGCGCGGCGAGCTGTGCGGCCCGGACGGCACGAACCTCCAGGAGCTGCTGAGCACGGAGAACGCCCTGCCGTACCAGCTCCCGTCGTGCCTCCAGTTCGTCTACGCCGACCTCAGCGAGGACGAGTTCACCCGCCTCCAGCGCCGGGTGGTGCCCGGCGAGGAGCACCTGCCCGCCGCCGAGCGGACCATGCACCTGGTCAAGGACCTCGTGCCGCGCCAGGACACCTACCCCGAGGTGGCGCGCAGCCTGCGCCTCAACGCGGGCGGCGCGGTGGACTGGCTGCCGCCGGTGGACGGCGAGCCCCGCATCGGCCCGCTGGCCAAGGGCGCTGGCCAGTTCCCCACGGTGGGCCGGGCCGCGCTGTTCGAGACGCTGCGCACCGGCCTCGGCCCGGTGCAGGGCCCGATCAACCGGGCGATCGGCGCGATCAACAAGTCGGCGGGCGAGCTGACGCGGCTGGGCGGCAGGCTCAACGGCTCGTGCGACGTGTTCGTGGCGTTCTCGGTGGCGGGCGGCACCGGCAGCGGGATCTTCTACGACTACCTGCACCTGGTCGGGGACGCGTTGGCGCGCAACGGCTACCGGGCCCGGATCTACCCGCTGGTGCTGATGCCGTCGGCGTTCGACGAGGGCCTGGGCGGCGGTCGGCCGGCGCGGCTGAACGCGGGCCGCGCGCTGCTGGACCTGTTCCGGCTGGTGGACGACCAGAACTCGCAGTCGGCGGGCACCGAGCTGAACGACGCGGGCATCACCGGCGCGCTGTCGGTGCGCTACCCCACCGGCGAGGAGCTGCGGTTGCGCGCGGGCACGGCGCAGACCGCGTTCCTGTTCAGCCGCAGCGCGGGCGTGGAGCGGGAGGACCTGCACCGGTCGGTGGTGTCGCTGATGCTGTCGCTGATCGGCACCGGCCCCACCGAGGGCAGCGCGCTGGCGCAGGGCACCGACCGGATCTACCAGTCCTTCGCCGACGACTTCGTCAACCGCGCCGCGGAGCGGGAGCTGCCCTCGCCCAGCGGCATCGGCAACCGGGGCGTGTCCACCAGCCTGGTGGCCTCGCTGACCGTGCCGGTGGACGAGCTGGCCGAGCTGGTCGGCTCGCGGCTGCTGGCCGAGGCGGTCACCGAGCTGGTGGAGCCGCCGCCGGGGCGCGCGGAGAACAACCGCGAGGCCATCGAGCAGTTCTTCACGGGGTCCAATCTGGACGCGCTGCGGCTGCGGGCCCCGATCGAGTTCACCGAGCCGCCGATCGCGATCGGGGCCGAGGCGGTCCTGCGGGCGCTCAACACCCGCGTGCAGACCCTGGAGTCGGCGCTCACCGCGCTGGAGCAGCAGCTGGTGCAGCGGGTGCCGAAGCTCGCGCAGGACTTCGACCCGCAGCGCGCGGCCGAGCTGCTGCTCGGCGAGCTGGACCTGTTCCGCCTGCACCGGGTGTTCGCCGGGCACCCGGCCCTGGCCGACCCGGCCGACCAGCGCGGCTTCGCCCGCATCCTGGAGAGCAGGCGGGGCGAGCCGGAGGCGCCCGCCGGCCTGACCCTCGCGCCGCCGCAGGCCCAGCAGATCCGCAACCGGCTGTTCAGCCGGGTGAAGTGGGCCGACCCGGTGGTGCGCGAGGCGATCGACGACCAGAACCGCTGGTACAAGTGGCGGGCGCGGCGGCTGTGGCACGCGGCGTGGGACGAGCAGTCGCTGCGCTGGGAGCGGACGCTGCGCCGCGCCGACCTCGAACTGCGGTCCACCGTGGACGCCTTCCTGGAGCACGCCCGGTCCGACGCGCCGCGGTTCCGGCGGCGGGCCCGCGAGCTGTACCGGCCGCGGGTGGGCGTGTCCTACCTGCTGCCGCCGCAGGGCGGCGACCTGGAGCCGTTCTACCAGGCGGTGCGGCGGCGGTTCATCGAGGTGTACGCGGGGCAGGGCAGGCTGCGGCCGACCGCCACCACCGGCGAGCTGGTCAACGAGATCCTGGGCGCGGAGGCGTGGCGGACGGCGTACCGGACGGCCGTGCAGGGCGACCCGCACCAGGCAGTGGGCACGGTGCGCGACCGGCTCAAGCGCGAGGTGCAGCTGATGTTCCGGCACAAGGACCCGGAGACCAAGCCGCTGCTGCCCGCGTTGCAGGACCTGCTGGCGGCGGCGGCCGGGTCGGACGTGGCGACGGTCGGCGAGGACGACCTGGCCCAGTTCCGCCAGAAGGTCGCGGGCCTGGTGCCGGGCGGGTTCACACCGCCGGGCGCGGGACCGATGAAGGTGCTGTTCACCTACCCGGCCGACAGCGCGAACCCGGACGTCCAGCGCTACCTCCAGCAGGAGGTGAACTTCCACCGCGACGCGGAGACCGTGGTCGACTTCCGGCCCACCAGCGCCGAGTCGATGGCGGTGGTGCTGTTCCGCACGTCGATGAGCGTCACCGAGGTGCCGGAGCTGCGCGAGGTGCTGCGCACGTGGGCGGACGCACAGCGGCGGCCGATGGACCACGACTTCCTGAAGTGGCGGCAGCGCACCGGCTACGACTACAGCTACCTGGCCACCGCCGAGGAGCACCGGGTGCTGATCCTGCACCGGCTGCTGTGCGCGCTGTGGAACGGGCAGGTGCAGGTCGAGGGCGACCCGGAGTCGCCGACGGCGATCGTGGTCCGGCTGGGCGGGCACGACGAGGTGTCCATGCGGCTGGGCCTGACCGACTACTTCCGGATGTCGTCGTGGGCCAGCGTGCTGTCGGCGTACGAGGAGTGGACGCTCACCGACGACGAGGGCATCCGCCGCGACTTCGGGGCGCGGTTGATGACCGTGCTGCCGCACCGGGTGGACGAGACGCCGAACCCGCCGTCGGACCTGTACCGGACGGTGGTGAAGCTGGCCCGCGACCAGGCGGCGTCGATCAACGCGGCGCTCAGCGGGCTGGGCAAGGCGGGCGCGAGCCGCGCCGCGCAGCTGCGCGCGTTCTGGACCGGGACGTTCCCGGCCGCGCTCGACCTGCCGTTCCGCGCCAACGCGCCGGTGCAGGCGTCGCTGCGGGAGCTCGAGGAGTGGATGGACCGATGACCGCTCCGAACGAACCCGTGCACTACCTGGACCTGGTGGACGACCGGGAGCTGGCGCTGACGTGGCTGCGGACGACCCGGAGCGGGGAGCGCCGCCTGCCGCAGCGGGTCCTCGTGGTCGCCGACACGCGCGACCTGGCCGCGGACTTCGCGGAGTTCCAGCACCTGTACGTGGACCGGCTCAACGTGGTCTGCGTCGTGGTGGGCCCGACCGGGAAGACCGACTCTGGCGCCGAGCTGCGGCTGCCCGCGGTGCTGTCGCAGGACGGCTCGGCGGTGCTGTGGGTCGGCGACCCGCGCGGCGTGTGGTGGAGCCCGGACAGCGTGCGCGGCCTGCCGCCCGGCGTCGACGGCCGCGCCGGGCTGGGCGAGCTGGTGGAGGCGCTGACCATCCGCGACGTGTTCGACGAGGTGGTCGAGCGGGCGCGCAAGATACCGCACGCCACCGCGAGCCCCGGCCTGCACACCGTGTCCGGCTACATCGACGCGGGCCAGGTGACGGCGGCCGTGTGGCAGGCGGTGCCGCGGCTGACCGCGCAGAGCGGCGTGGTCGACGTGATCACCCCGCCCGGCGTCGAGGGCCGCCCCGACGAGACCGGGTTCGTGATCGAGGGCTCGGCGCTGGACCGCGCGTGGCGGGACGCGGCGAGCCAGGCGCACCACGCGGACGCCTCGGTGCGGCGGTTGGCGGGCTGGTCCGGGCTGCTCGGGCTGGAGGACGCGACCGCCGCGCGGGAGTCGGTGATCGCCACCGGCCACCACCTGGACGGGTTCGCCGAGGTGGTGCGCGCGACGGCGGACGAGATCGCGCTGCGGACGGGCGCGGGCGCGTCGACGTCGGTCGCGGTGCCGGACCTGGGGTTGCCGCCCCGCCTGCCGGTGGAGCCGGCGGAGGTGGCCGGCGGGCTGCGCGCGCGGGTCACCGACGAGCTGCGCGCCGGGCGGTCGCTGACCGAGCTGGCGGCCGGGCTGCGCGGCGGCGCGACGTGGCTCGCGCCGCGCGGCGCGGGGCAGGTGGCGCGCCGGGTCGACGAGGTGTGCCCGGCGGAGCTGGGCGCGCGGCTGCGGGAGCCGGCGGCGTTCCCGCGCTGGGTGGCGCCGCCGGCGGCGCTGCCCGCGGCGGCGGTGGGCGTCGGCGTGGCCGCGCTGCTGCCCGGCGCGTTCTGGTGGCTGGGTCCGGTGCTGGGCCTGGCGTGGGTGTGCGCGGTGCTGCGGACGTCGCTGTCCCGCCCGCGCGTGCCCGACGAGTCGACCGCGGTGGCGCTGCTGCCCGTCGTCGCGCACGCGGTCGCGGTGGCGGCGGGCGTGGTCGCGGCGCGGGCGGTCCCGTGGCCCGTGCCGGTGGAGGCGGTCGCGCCGGCGACGGTCGCCGCGGCCGTGGGGCTCGCGGTGCTGCTGGGCGCGTGCTGGCGGCGCGCGGTCGGCCGGTGGCACGCGGACGTGGCCACCGCGGAGGCCGGTGCGGCCGTCGCGGCGCTGCGCTCGGTGCTGGAGGAGGTGGTGGACCGGGGCTGGCGGCAGGCCGACCGGCTGCGGTTCTGGTCCGACGCCATGCGGACGGTCGCGGGCGCGCTGGACGACGCGGCGGACGTGCTGCGCGGCATCGCCGCCGAGGCCGACGCGCCGCGCGTCGTGGTGGACAACCCGCTGGTGTCGCCGGTGGTGTCGGACGACCTGGCGGACCTGACGCTGGAGGCGCTGACCCCGTGCTGGGCCGGCCTGGCGTCGCGGCGCGGCCTGGAGACGGTGGGGCTGGGCGTCCGCGACCGCGTGCGGCACCTGTTCGGCGACTACCGGGTGCACCTGACGGAGAAGGGCGTGCAGGCCGCTCCCCCGTTCGGCCGGTCCGACGGCAACCGGGAGCTGCTGATCTCCGAGACGCTGCGCCGGGTGCCGGAGATCGAGGCCGTGACGCAGCGCACCGGGCGCGAGGAGATGCGCCAGCTGTGCGCGCCGCGCGACCTGGCGGACCTCAAGCACGAGGCGAAGGACATCCAGGTGGTGCGGTTCGCGCCGCTGCTGGCGCAGGCGCACCTGGCGGGCGCGGGTGTCGACCCCCTGCTGGAGACGTGCTGGACGAGCAGCACCCTCGCGGCGGGCGTCGTGCGGCTCGTGCCGTTGCGCGGCGAGGTCGTGCGCACCTACTGGCCGCACAACCGAGGGAGTGCGTGATGGCGGGCGCGTGGCAGTTCGTGGACTACCGCGACTACCGGTACCAGGCGCGGCGCGTGGAGGTGCGGGAGGCCGACGACGCGCCGGTGGTGCGGTGCGAGCTGGCCGTGCGGTCGCTGGTCACCGCCGAGGGCAGGCACCTGGTGCACAAGAGCGTGCCGCGCGAGGCCGGCCGCGTGAACCCCGGCCTGTACCTGTTGCTGGACCGGGAGGTCCGGGCAGGCGCGCGGCTGCTGCGGCGGTTCCCGGCCGACGCCTACCCGGCCGAGCTGTCCCGGATGGTCGGCTACGACATCGACGGGGAGGAGCCGTTCGTGCTGGTGGAGCGCTACCGGGGCGTGCCGGTGGCGGACCGGGCCGGTCAGCTGCTCACCGAGCAGCAGCACGCGTTCGCGGCGGGCCTGTTCCGGGCGCTGCGGCTGCTGGAGGCCGCGAAGCTGGTGCACGGCGGGCTCACCCCGGACACCGTGTGGTGGGACGACGGGCGGGTGCAGGTGGGCGGATTCGAGCACGCCGTGCTGATCGGCGAGCCCAGGGTGCGCAACGGCAAGAGCCGGTGGTGCTCACCCGCGCAGCACGCGGCCGAGGGCGCGGCGTCGCCCGCGGACGACCTGTGGTCGGCGGGCGCGGTGGTGCTGGAGGCGGTGACCGGCGAGCCGCCGGGGTCGCAGCCGGTGCCCGAGCGGTTCGGCGCGGCCGTGGGCGAGCTGCTGGCCGGGGTGTTCGCGCCGGCGGCGGCGGACCGCCCGACGGCGGCGGAGCTGCTGTCCCGGCTGCGCGCGCCCGACACCGTGCCGGAGCGCGGCGACAGCGCGGTGCGGGACTTCGCGCGGTCGCGGGCCCGCTTCGACGAGGTGCTGGTGGCGAAGCTGGCGCCGCCCGCGGCGGAGCCGCCGCCACCGCCGCCGGAGCCGCCGCGACCGGCGTGGCGGCTCGCGGTCACGGCGGCGGTCGTCGTGGCGGCGCTGGTGGTCTGGGTCGTGCTGGAGGTGGCCAGGTGACCGCGCCGACGACCGGGCCGCGCGTGCGCTGCCCGGTGTGCCTGGACCAGTTCGACTGGCGCGAGGACGAGCTGTGGGCGACCACCGACGAGGTGGGCCGCTACGAGCTGGTGGACCTCAGCGCGGTGAACGACCCGGTGAAGCGCCGGGACATGCGGCGCGGCTGCTACCAGCGGTGCCCCAACCCGTCCGACGACACCGAGCCGCACCACCTGCCGGCGTCCTACCTGGACTACGGGCCGCCGCTGGTGGTCGGCCTGGTCGGCCGGTCGGGCAGCGGCAAGACGCACCTGCTCACCTCGGTGATCGCCGAGCTGGAACGCGGCGGCCTCCAGGGGTGCGGCGTGTCCGCCCGCGCGATGGACCTCCAGCTGCACCAGCGGTTCGAGACCGAGCAGCTGCGCAGGCTGGAGCGCGCCGAGGAGCTGCCGGGCACCCGGCACGGGCTCAGCGGCTTCGCCAGCGTCATGACCCTCACCTCGGCCGCCGGGACCCGGCCGGTGACGTTCTTCGACATCTCCGGCGAGGACTTCCTGGAGGGCGGCGAGGACCTGGGCCGGACCGCGCGGTTCGTCATCGGCGTGGACGCGCTGCTGTTCGTCGAGACGCCCGAGCACGCGCTGGGCATCCGCAACCACGAGCCGGAGAGCACCGAGGGCGCCAACAAGCCGTTCCAGAACGTCCTCAGCCGGCTGTCCGACCTCGGGATGGTCGACCGCACGCCGGCGGCGCTGGTGCTCAACAAGTCCGACCGGCTGCGCTACCTGCCGCCGGTGGACCGGTGGATACGGCGGGACGACGACGGGGTGCTCGACGCCGACGCGATGCTGGAGGAGAGCCGGGACGTGTACGGCTTCCTGCACCAGCACGGCGCGCACTCGTCGCTGTCGCCGTTCCACGAGTTCCCGCTGTGCACGCTGCACTTCGCGTCGGCGACCGGTGCGGAGCCGGTGGACCGCAAGTTCGTCCGGGGCGTGCGGCCGATGCGCGTGCTGCGCCCGCTGATCGCCCTGCTGGCCATGACCGGTGTGCTCGCCGGCCCGGAAGCGCGGAAGGTGGGTCGCTGGCATGTCCAGACCAGGTGAGCCCGGACCGGCGGTGGACCAGCTCGTGTTCGGGCCGGGCGAGCAC
Coding sequences:
- a CDS encoding VWA domain-containing protein; this translates as MTATATGHAARAARFFRTSLVAVFALTAATAPVSAAGTAGAARQDDPQVQPLHMVVLVDESSSIDQSALDREKEAALLIALGEFAPGSTVSVAGFASDNDADGPQLAVEPGCGPTAVKSAQDRETLSSCVQKLTRREPGQGDGTDHVSALRKALVDLRSAPKDQPKIVFLLTDGNLNVADSPLWGKDNAGDLRNRAARDALRGELANAKNAGVQLWPLGFGADIDEGRLAEFAAGGHQQTCAEKSPPPRATVVADPNDVVRTMLEAFSAARCAGAGALVETTSKPGGTVEAVVDIPAIATDGSIVVFRRDPRIQVSYEDPEGRAVPKSGDQGDSTFQVSGEQDSVEALRVVNPVPGKWKIKLTTPEGGPAQRVTSTVVWQGAARALMTVDNPTPAAGQQVAISVSLQTRRRTVTDPASLSGLTFSAAIGGDGFQRFPVPLADDGRAPDAEAADGVFSGAGTIPAGAGGELRFTGGVSGIGIQGDERTQNGRVASGPARVRAVTRLTTTEPFTPPGGTRAGELSVTNDSGRPRKVRLVVGNPGPGTVVAVSPAVLDLPPSGESKHPFTLQFAENTVIGVNSGVIRVVDDADPDTVWHSLQFTVAVSYPPTLFERLLWLWITLAAVVALMAVFLLARFARRKRHRDVRGLRVQLDRAGRSTSLHAPDKPAQVFRFTAKESDGALVVNHATPAENAYELRRADDGRLVLRHLDGRTLDLRVGHPEHIAPDVELTCHDERRARPPRTRAPRPAAPPPSPPTRAAASAHRNSGPTAGPPADDDLL
- a CDS encoding tubulin-like doman-containing protein; the encoded protein is MKIYQPVLFVGLGGTGCLIGAELERRLRGELCGPDGTNLQELLSTENALPYQLPSCLQFVYADLSEDEFTRLQRRVVPGEEHLPAAERTMHLVKDLVPRQDTYPEVARSLRLNAGGAVDWLPPVDGEPRIGPLAKGAGQFPTVGRAALFETLRTGLGPVQGPINRAIGAINKSAGELTRLGGRLNGSCDVFVAFSVAGGTGSGIFYDYLHLVGDALARNGYRARIYPLVLMPSAFDEGLGGGRPARLNAGRALLDLFRLVDDQNSQSAGTELNDAGITGALSVRYPTGEELRLRAGTAQTAFLFSRSAGVEREDLHRSVVSLMLSLIGTGPTEGSALAQGTDRIYQSFADDFVNRAAERELPSPSGIGNRGVSTSLVASLTVPVDELAELVGSRLLAEAVTELVEPPPGRAENNREAIEQFFTGSNLDALRLRAPIEFTEPPIAIGAEAVLRALNTRVQTLESALTALEQQLVQRVPKLAQDFDPQRAAELLLGELDLFRLHRVFAGHPALADPADQRGFARILESRRGEPEAPAGLTLAPPQAQQIRNRLFSRVKWADPVVREAIDDQNRWYKWRARRLWHAAWDEQSLRWERTLRRADLELRSTVDAFLEHARSDAPRFRRRARELYRPRVGVSYLLPPQGGDLEPFYQAVRRRFIEVYAGQGRLRPTATTGELVNEILGAEAWRTAYRTAVQGDPHQAVGTVRDRLKREVQLMFRHKDPETKPLLPALQDLLAAAAGSDVATVGEDDLAQFRQKVAGLVPGGFTPPGAGPMKVLFTYPADSANPDVQRYLQQEVNFHRDAETVVDFRPTSAESMAVVLFRTSMSVTEVPELREVLRTWADAQRRPMDHDFLKWRQRTGYDYSYLATAEEHRVLILHRLLCALWNGQVQVEGDPESPTAIVVRLGGHDEVSMRLGLTDYFRMSSWASVLSAYEEWTLTDDEGIRRDFGARLMTVLPHRVDETPNPPSDLYRTVVKLARDQAASINAALSGLGKAGASRAAQLRAFWTGTFPAALDLPFRANAPVQASLRELEEWMDR
- a CDS encoding ATP-binding protein gives rise to the protein MTAPTTGPRVRCPVCLDQFDWREDELWATTDEVGRYELVDLSAVNDPVKRRDMRRGCYQRCPNPSDDTEPHHLPASYLDYGPPLVVGLVGRSGSGKTHLLTSVIAELERGGLQGCGVSARAMDLQLHQRFETEQLRRLERAEELPGTRHGLSGFASVMTLTSAAGTRPVTFFDISGEDFLEGGEDLGRTARFVIGVDALLFVETPEHALGIRNHEPESTEGANKPFQNVLSRLSDLGMVDRTPAALVLNKSDRLRYLPPVDRWIRRDDDGVLDADAMLEESRDVYGFLHQHGAHSSLSPFHEFPLCTLHFASATGAEPVDRKFVRGVRPMRVLRPLIALLAMTGVLAGPEARKVGRWHVQTR